Part of the Maridesulfovibrio sp. genome, GCATAATAAGTCACTAACTCCCACCTCGGCGTGACTGGACGCATGCAAAGATCATATTCTTATTATCCGGAAATCCGCTTCGCTCTTCGAAGCCCTTATCCCCTACGTCCCAGAGATTATTAAGTATTCGGAAATAAATTCCGCAGCACGGTTGCCGTCACGCGCAGCCGTCGGATACAGTCCTTTCACCACTGGATATATTGTGAGTTTTAAACAATTTTCTTTTGACCGGCGCATCATGGCCGGAATACACGCTTGCGGCTATGAAACGCCGACCCCCATTCAGACCAAGGCCATTCCCGAAGTTCTTAAGGGCCGTGATGTAATGGGCCTTGCCCAGACCGGAACCGGTAAAACTGCCGCCTTTGCACTGCCTATCATGCAGCGTCTGCTGGATAATAAATTCTCCGGTGAGGGGCCTATACGGGTGCTGGTGCTGGCACCGACCCGTGAACTTGCCCTGCAGATTCATGATAATTTCATGGAACTCGGCGTAGAGGCCGGAATCCGCAGTTCCGCTGTTTTCGGCGGAGTGGGAGCAATGCCGCAGATTCATGCTGCCCGCCGCTCATCTGTTATTGTCGCTTGCCCCGGACGTTTGCTTGATCTGATGAATCAGGGCGTGATTAAGCTTGATAAAGTGGATACCCTTGTATTGGATGAGGCCGACCGTATGCTCGATATGGGCTTTCTGCCGGATATCCGCAAGATCATGTCCAAGCTTCCCCAGCGCCGCCAGAACTTGCTTTTTTCCGCAACCATGCCCGATGATATCCGCGATCTTGCTGATAAGATCCTTTATCGTCCGGCAACAGTGCAGGTTGCCAATACTGCTCCGGCAAAGACTGTTGAGCATGTCTTTTACCCGGTAAGCCAGCATTTAAAGAACAATCTGCTTTTTAACGTTCTGGAACGGACCGATTATGACAGTATGCTTGTTTTTACCCGCACCAAGCATAAAGCCAAGAACCTTGCCCGCAGGCTTGCGGCGCGTGGCCACAAGGCTACTTTTCTGCAGGGCAATATGAGTCAGAACCAGCGCCAGCGGGCTCTGGATGGTTTCCGTGACGGTTCTTTCAAGGTTATGGTTGCAACTGATATTGCGGCGCGCGGCATTGACTGCGACCGTATCTCCCACGTGGTTAACCTCGATATCCCCGATACTGCAGAGACATATACCCACCGTATCGGTCGTACCGGACGCGCAGGTAGAAGCGGTAGCGCACTTACTTTTGTGACCCGTGATGATCTGCGTCTTATGCGTGAGATTGAAAAGGCTGCGGGGTATTCAATAGAACACCGCACCTTGGAAGGTTTTGATTACGACAAGCCGAACACCCATCCTGCACCGATCAATAACGGCGGAGGTCGCAAACCCGCCGGGGATCGCAAACCTGTTGGTGAGCGTCGTCCTGTAAGGGGCCGCAAGCCCGCTGAAGCAAGGGATGGCGATGAAAGCCGTAAACCGGCTGAAGAACGTAAGTCCGGCGGAAGGCGCAAACCGGGTGGAGGACGCAAGTCCAGCGGCGGTCCTGCAAAACATTCTGATGAAAGACGTGATTCCCGTCCTGCTCCGAAACGCAAATCCGGCGGTTCCAATGGAAATCAAGAGGATGCTGCGAAACGCAAAACAGGAAGACCTTCAAAGAGAAGACGTCGTCCTTCGCGTTTTTCCAAAGTATAATCAAGTGGTTTGCATTTAGTGCATTTGTTTCTTTATGTGGAAATAATTTATTTTTGAAATATTTCCCTTGACTTTTATATGGAAGTAGTAAAACAGTGTTCTTAGTTGCCAGCGGCCTCTTGGAAGGAAGTTGGTTTTAGTTTAACAGGTATATCAAGGAGCAGGGTACGCATCTTGTACGCTGCCTTTTTTTTATACCTGACGCATTTGCGTGAAAGTTTATACATTTTTAGGAGAATTTTTAATGTCCAAGAACATCTATGTCGGTAACCTGCCCTGGTCTGCAACTGAAGACGACGTCCGCGCTGCTTTCGAAGCTTACGGTGAAGTTGTATCTGTTAAACTCATCGAAGACAGAGAAACCGGTCGTCCTCGTGGCTTCGGCTTTGTTGAAATGGAAGACGCTGGCGCAATGGAAGCTATCGACAATCTGGATGGTAAAGACTTCGGCGGACGTAACCTCAAGGTTAACGAAGCGAAGCCCCGTGCACCGCGCCCCCGCTGGTAGTCAATATATATTTGACTGTCTTTTTTGAGCAAGTAATTGCTCTTAAGCCCGTTTTTCACCCGAAAGACGGGCTTTTTCTATTTTCAGACGATCTTTGTTCCGTTATAACGTCAGCTGCTTCTTCATAAGTATAATCCTCATATTTTGTTTTCGGAGATTCTTTTTATGTTGCGCAAACTTGTTTTGCTTTTTTGTTTACTTGCAATTCCTACTACTGTTCTTGCCCAGTCCTATCACGTGCGGACATCTTCTTTTGTGCCCATGGATGGAGAAAGTGTTTTTGATGGTAAGTCTCTTACCGACGGTAACAGCACTACCGGATGGATTGAAAATGGTGAGGGGAATGGTTCCGGGGAATGGATTCAGTTTTTCTTTCCGGCACAGGTAATTGTTGATTCTGTTCAGATTGTGAATGGTGTTGATACCGGTCCTGATCAGGAAAAAGTCGGCCGTATCAAGGATGTGGCGATTTCATTTTCCGGCGGTCAGCGGCAGGAATTTACCCTTGTGGATACAGACAAGAAGCAGAATCCCAGAATCCGTAAATTTCCCACCACCAGCCTCGCCCTGAATGTACACACTGTTTACAAGAATTCAGGTGTGGAACAGGCCGGTATTTCTGAAGTAGCTATAAAATATCATCGCATTACCCCGGACGAGATTGCGGCTGTAGCATCTTCGGAAAAAGGAAAATTTGATAATTCAGTTGCCGGTGAAGCTATAGTCATGAAGCCCCGTAAGATGAGTGATGAGGAAAAGAAAGTCCTTTACGAGAAGATGAGCAAGCTTGAGAAAAAGCAGGTTGTGCTTGATGAAATGAAGGTCTTTTTTGATAAGTTTTACACAAATTTTGTGACAATCAATGAAGAGTATCCGCGAATGTTTACGCAGGATCAGTTTCTGCTCGAGAGTTCCACTTTCGAAAGTTTTAGGTCCATGCTCGAAAAACGCAAGGTGCTTGATAAATACAAGAGTGCAGTTGTTTCCACTTCCGGCCTGCGTTTCAGCATCCGCACCCTGACTCCCACAGAAGTGGAGCTTTGGGTCAAGGGAGAATATACGGTCATTTTTGATATGCAATCCCATCAGATGGTAGAAAATGCCTTGTTCCATCTGAAGAAGGAATACGGGGAATGGAAGGTTAAGAATAAGACGGAGTTTTAGAAAGCGGGGGATGATTGAAATCGTCCCCCGCTATTTTTTACTTATTTTGTATGGTGGGTCCAGTATTCAACATCAGGGCTGATATGCAGCAGGCCGAATTCCTGACCCAGTTCAATGAGTAACACTGCGGCAAAACAGACAATAAGTACCATACCTGAATATTTCCGGATCGAACCTTCCGGAGCGTATTTCCAGACAATAATTCCCGGCAGAATCCCGAAGATGATGCATTCTCCTACTCCACCAACCAGATTGATGGCTATCAGGAAAATATCAGGATAGAGCAGACCTACCAGCAGCGGGGGAATGAAAGAGAGGCTCCAGATAACAATTTTATTATCAATACCAAAGTTGTTTGAGGAGAGGTCGCGCATGAAGCTCATCAGCGCTGTTCCGTTAGCTATGAATGATGTAGATATGGCTGCTACGGCAAAGATAAGGGCCGCGTATGTGAATGCCGGAGTTTGGAGTAGTTGCCCGAGGGGAATTGTGGCCGGGTCGTTTTTGCCGAATGCAGTAATCAGGTCAATATGGGTTTCAGGGTTGGATAGAGGCACTGCGCCGAGGACAACAAGAAGCCATGCGAGGTTCATGACCAAACCGATGGTGGTTCCACCTATTATGGCAGTTCGTATTTTGGTGCGGTCATGACCTAGAGAACGGCAGATGCTTGGTATAATGTTATGGAAATGGAAGGCCATGAGCAGTACCGGCAAGCCCGCAGGAATGTATGTCCAGTCAAATTTATCAAGATTTACCGCACTGACATCAGGAACTACCATGAAGACCAAAGCACCAAAAGTAACCCACATTGCGATCACCATGTAGAGGGTGCATTTCTCCATTAATTTCATGCCGAAAGATGTCATCCCGGTTACAATTAAGAAATATATGAACATGACGACAGGTTTTGACAGTGCTGACTGCAGACTCATGATAATAGCAGATATTCCGCAAAGGTAAGCAACAAGGACCCCGTACAGAATGATCAGGTTGGCAACAATGGTTACCCATTTACCTGTATTTCCAAGCTCATGGTGAAAGAAAGTTGGCAGGTCGGCATCTTCACTTGTCGTCAGGCTTTTCTGCTCCGAGTAAATCAGGGCGGTGTAGGTCATGAGTCCCCACATGAGCAGGGTGGCTGCGACTGACGGATAAAATCCTGCCGCACAGAGGTTTACCGGCAGGGCTAGAATTCCTGCACCAAGCATGTTGCCCACCACCACGAACATCATGGACAGGGCGGAAGCTGATTTTTCCTGCGTCATTAGTACC contains:
- a CDS encoding DEAD/DEAH box helicase, which translates into the protein MSFKQFSFDRRIMAGIHACGYETPTPIQTKAIPEVLKGRDVMGLAQTGTGKTAAFALPIMQRLLDNKFSGEGPIRVLVLAPTRELALQIHDNFMELGVEAGIRSSAVFGGVGAMPQIHAARRSSVIVACPGRLLDLMNQGVIKLDKVDTLVLDEADRMLDMGFLPDIRKIMSKLPQRRQNLLFSATMPDDIRDLADKILYRPATVQVANTAPAKTVEHVFYPVSQHLKNNLLFNVLERTDYDSMLVFTRTKHKAKNLARRLAARGHKATFLQGNMSQNQRQRALDGFRDGSFKVMVATDIAARGIDCDRISHVVNLDIPDTAETYTHRIGRTGRAGRSGSALTFVTRDDLRLMREIEKAAGYSIEHRTLEGFDYDKPNTHPAPINNGGGRKPAGDRKPVGERRPVRGRKPAEARDGDESRKPAEERKSGGRRKPGGGRKSSGGPAKHSDERRDSRPAPKRKSGGSNGNQEDAAKRKTGRPSKRRRRPSRFSKV
- a CDS encoding RNA-binding protein, which codes for MSKNIYVGNLPWSATEDDVRAAFEAYGEVVSVKLIEDRETGRPRGFGFVEMEDAGAMEAIDNLDGKDFGGRNLKVNEAKPRAPRPRW
- a CDS encoding NADase-type glycan-binding domain-containing protein; protein product: MLRKLVLLFCLLAIPTTVLAQSYHVRTSSFVPMDGESVFDGKSLTDGNSTTGWIENGEGNGSGEWIQFFFPAQVIVDSVQIVNGVDTGPDQEKVGRIKDVAISFSGGQRQEFTLVDTDKKQNPRIRKFPTTSLALNVHTVYKNSGVEQAGISEVAIKYHRITPDEIAAVASSEKGKFDNSVAGEAIVMKPRKMSDEEKKVLYEKMSKLEKKQVVLDEMKVFFDKFYTNFVTINEEYPRMFTQDQFLLESSTFESFRSMLEKRKVLDKYKSAVVSTSGLRFSIRTLTPTEVELWVKGEYTVIFDMQSHQMVENALFHLKKEYGEWKVKNKTEF
- a CDS encoding aromatic amino acid transport family protein → MTQEKSASALSMMFVVVGNMLGAGILALPVNLCAAGFYPSVAATLLMWGLMTYTALIYSEQKSLTTSEDADLPTFFHHELGNTGKWVTIVANLIILYGVLVAYLCGISAIIMSLQSALSKPVVMFIYFLIVTGMTSFGMKLMEKCTLYMVIAMWVTFGALVFMVVPDVSAVNLDKFDWTYIPAGLPVLLMAFHFHNIIPSICRSLGHDRTKIRTAIIGGTTIGLVMNLAWLLVVLGAVPLSNPETHIDLITAFGKNDPATIPLGQLLQTPAFTYAALIFAVAAISTSFIANGTALMSFMRDLSSNNFGIDNKIVIWSLSFIPPLLVGLLYPDIFLIAINLVGGVGECIIFGILPGIIVWKYAPEGSIRKYSGMVLIVCFAAVLLIELGQEFGLLHISPDVEYWTHHTK